The following are encoded in a window of Esox lucius isolate fEsoLuc1 chromosome 14, fEsoLuc1.pri, whole genome shotgun sequence genomic DNA:
- the loxa gene encoding protein-lysine 6-oxidase gives MGTRKFGTFYACAHVCLFVCFLQVVESQRHPPDTRPVNNQAAGTLRQTIQWAHNGKVFSLLSHGSEYRPPKQRGAEQAQERPVTIISDSEAKKPSALSRQSPTSTQAVSGTGAGVRWLPPQVPRPQRGQGHQNQDSRSSGHAETKANGTTNGTQEKPSPSPRREDMMAGDDPYNPYKTSDSDNPYYNYYDVYERPRRRERPGYGTRYHQNGLPDLVPDAYYIQSTVYVQRVPMYNLRCASEENCLSSSAYRARDYDTRMLLRFPQRVKNQGTADFLPSRPRYSWEWHSCHQHYHSMDEFSHYDLLDSDGRSVAEGHKASFCLEDSSCDYGYYRRYACTSHTQGLSPGCYDTYNADIDCQWIDITDVKPGNYVLKISVNPSYQVPESDYSNNIVRCEVRYTGNYAYVSGCYISHY, from the exons atgGGCACGCGTAAATTTGGTACGTTTTACGCCTGTGCACATGTATGTTTATTCGTTTGTTTTCTGCAAGTTGTTGAATCTCAGCGACATCCACCAGATACAAGACCAGTAAACAATCAAGCGGCAGGTACATTACGTCAAACAATTCAGTGGGCGCACAATGGTAAAGTTTTTAGCCTTCTGAGTCACGGTTCGGAATATCGACCACCAAAGCAAAGGGGCGCGGAGCAAGCTCAGGAGAGACCTGTCACCATCATTAGCGATAGCGAAGCCAAGAAGCCCTCTGCCCTATCCAGACAGTCTCCCACATCTACCCAAGCAGTGTCCGGCACAGGAGCTGGCGTGCGGTGGCTACCACCTCAAGTTCCAAGGCCCCAGAGGGGACAAGGGCACCAGAATCAGGATTCTCGTTCAAGTGGCCATGCAGAAACTAAGGCAAATGGCACGACGAATGGGACACAGGAAAAACCGTCCCCATCTCCGAGAAGAGAAGACATGATGGCAGGGGATGATCCTTACAACCCGTACAAGACATCCGATTCAGATAATCCTTACTACAATTACTATGATGTGTACGAGAGACCGCGGCGCAGAGAAAGACCTGGATATGGCACAAGGTACCACCAGAACG GTCTCCCTGATCTTGTGCCAGACGCATACTACATTCAATCCACCGTATATGTCCAGAGAGTTCCTATGTACAACCTCAGATGTGCAAGCGAAGAGAACTGCTTGTCAAG TTCAGCCTACCGAGCGAGAGACTATGACACCCGCATGCTGCTAAGGTTTCCACAACGGGTGAAGAACCAGGGGACAGCTGACTTCCTGCCAAGCAGACCACGTTATTCCTGGGAATGGCACAGTTGTCACCA ACATTACCACAGCATGGATGAGTTCAGCCACTATGACCTGCTGGATTCAGACGGGAGGAGTGTGGCTGAGGGGCACAAGGCCAGCTTCTGCCTGGAGGACAGCTCCTGTGACTATGGCTACTACAGACGCTATGCCTGCACCTCACACACCCAG GGTCTGAGTCCAGGATGTTATGACACCTACAACGCAGACATCGACTGCCAGTGGATCGATATTACAGATGTGAAACCTGGAAACTACGTCCTGAAG ATCAGTGTGAACCCCAGCTATCAGGTTCCAGAGTCTGACTACAGCAACAACATTGTGCGCTGTGAGGTTCGCTACACTGGCAACTATGCCTACGTTTCAGGATGTTACATCTCACA CTATTAA